In Synechococcus sp. KORDI-52, one genomic interval encodes:
- the leuS gene encoding leucine--tRNA ligase, with translation MNAANPAVNTSAQTGRYDPAALEQRWQESWKAEGVDSTEENSEKPGFFALSMFPYPSGSLHMGHVRNYVITDVIARVQRMRGHAVLHPMGWDAFGLPAENAAIERNVDPGEWTDRNIDQMRAQLDRLGLSIDWKREQATCHSDYYRWTQWLFLELLEGGLAYRKNATVNWDPVDQTVLANEQVDGDGRSWRSGALVEQRQLNQWFLRITDYAEPLLNDLDALEGWPERVRTMQANWIGRSEGAEISFSVEGSQDQTITVFTTRPDTLAGASYVVLAPENELVDSLTSAEQKGTVESFRKEVARLSTIERTSDDRPKRGVPIGSHVINPLTGSVLPVWIADYVLAEYGTGAVMGVPAHDQRDIAFAQSNDLPIQQVIDAEGAADAIAAGQAWTDAGNLINSGVFDGTASSEAKGAITGHGAEQGWARSKVTYRLRDWLISRQRYWGCPIPVIHCDDCGAVPVPREDLPVELPRGIDLSGKGGSPLSQQSDWVNVSCPICGQPAKRETDTMDTFMCSSWYFLRFADPHNSEKPFSKEAVNRWLPVKQYVGGIEHAILHLLYARFFTKALKDRGLIDINEPFERLLTQGMVQGVTYRNATTGKYIAPADVADPEDPQDPNTGDKLEVLFEKMSKSKYNGVDPAAVIDRYGADTARMFILFKAPPEKDLEWDDADVEGQFRFLQRLWRLVEAGAFRIDSLEPLQRPSELNDADSGVRRALHLAIEAVSEDLSDEIQLNTAISELMKLSNAISSTGVDALSTPVLQEALSGLVRLLAPFAPHLAEDFWSRLGGSGSVHRESWPLLDPTALVQDSVEVVIQVKGKVRGKLQVPASADKQELERLALASDVAQKWMEGAAPRRVIVVPGKLVNLVP, from the coding sequence GTGAACGCTGCCAACCCTGCCGTCAACACCAGTGCCCAGACCGGTCGTTATGACCCAGCTGCCTTGGAGCAGCGTTGGCAGGAGAGCTGGAAGGCCGAGGGGGTGGACTCGACCGAAGAAAACAGTGAAAAGCCTGGTTTCTTTGCCCTGTCGATGTTCCCGTACCCGTCGGGAAGTCTGCACATGGGCCATGTGCGCAATTACGTGATCACCGATGTGATCGCCCGCGTCCAACGCATGCGTGGCCATGCCGTGCTGCACCCGATGGGATGGGATGCCTTCGGACTCCCCGCCGAAAACGCAGCGATTGAACGCAATGTTGACCCCGGCGAGTGGACCGACCGCAACATTGATCAGATGCGGGCGCAGCTGGACCGTCTTGGCTTGTCGATCGACTGGAAGCGCGAACAGGCGACATGCCATAGCGACTATTACCGCTGGACCCAGTGGCTGTTCCTTGAGTTGCTTGAAGGCGGGCTGGCTTATCGCAAGAACGCCACCGTCAACTGGGATCCCGTTGATCAGACCGTGCTGGCCAATGAGCAAGTGGATGGCGACGGCCGCTCCTGGCGCTCAGGGGCCCTGGTGGAACAACGCCAGCTGAACCAATGGTTCCTGCGCATCACCGACTACGCCGAACCGCTGCTCAACGACCTGGATGCCCTCGAGGGCTGGCCGGAACGGGTGCGCACCATGCAAGCCAACTGGATTGGTCGTTCCGAAGGCGCGGAGATTAGCTTCTCCGTTGAGGGGTCACAGGATCAGACAATCACCGTGTTCACCACGCGCCCCGACACCCTCGCTGGAGCGAGTTATGTGGTGCTGGCACCGGAAAACGAGCTGGTGGACAGTCTCACCAGCGCTGAACAGAAGGGCACGGTGGAGTCCTTCCGCAAGGAGGTGGCTCGTCTCAGCACGATCGAACGCACCAGTGATGACAGGCCCAAGCGGGGTGTGCCCATCGGCAGTCACGTGATCAATCCGCTGACGGGGTCAGTGCTGCCGGTGTGGATCGCCGACTACGTGTTGGCCGAGTACGGCACCGGCGCTGTGATGGGTGTACCGGCCCACGACCAACGCGATATCGCGTTTGCCCAATCGAATGATCTGCCGATCCAGCAGGTGATCGATGCCGAGGGAGCTGCTGACGCCATCGCTGCCGGTCAGGCCTGGACGGATGCCGGAAACCTGATCAACTCCGGCGTCTTCGATGGCACTGCCTCCAGCGAGGCCAAGGGCGCCATCACCGGCCACGGCGCCGAGCAGGGTTGGGCCCGCAGCAAGGTCACTTATCGCCTGCGCGACTGGCTGATCTCGCGTCAGCGCTACTGGGGCTGCCCGATTCCCGTCATCCACTGCGATGACTGCGGGGCTGTTCCTGTGCCGCGCGAGGATCTTCCGGTGGAACTGCCCCGGGGCATTGATTTGTCAGGCAAAGGCGGTTCGCCCCTGAGTCAGCAGAGTGACTGGGTCAACGTGTCCTGCCCAATCTGCGGCCAGCCGGCCAAGCGGGAAACCGACACCATGGACACCTTCATGTGTTCCTCCTGGTATTTCCTGCGCTTCGCGGATCCCCACAACAGCGAGAAACCCTTCAGCAAGGAGGCGGTGAACCGCTGGTTGCCGGTGAAGCAATACGTGGGTGGCATCGAACACGCGATCCTGCATCTGCTCTATGCGCGTTTCTTCACCAAGGCGTTGAAGGATCGCGGCCTGATCGACATCAACGAACCCTTTGAACGGCTCCTCACCCAAGGCATGGTGCAGGGCGTCACCTACCGCAATGCGACAACCGGCAAGTACATCGCTCCAGCGGACGTGGCAGATCCCGAAGATCCCCAGGACCCCAACACCGGAGACAAACTCGAGGTGTTGTTCGAGAAGATGTCGAAATCGAAGTACAACGGTGTCGACCCTGCGGCGGTGATTGATCGCTACGGCGCAGACACGGCCCGCATGTTCATCCTGTTCAAGGCACCCCCGGAGAAGGATCTGGAGTGGGATGACGCCGATGTTGAAGGCCAGTTCCGTTTCCTGCAACGGCTGTGGCGCCTGGTTGAGGCGGGTGCTTTCCGCATCGACTCTCTGGAGCCGCTGCAACGTCCGAGCGAATTGAATGATGCCGACAGCGGCGTGCGTCGGGCGTTGCACCTGGCCATCGAAGCCGTCAGCGAAGACCTCAGTGACGAGATTCAGCTGAACACGGCGATCTCCGAGTTGATGAAGCTCTCCAATGCCATCAGTTCCACAGGCGTCGACGCTCTCAGTACGCCGGTCTTGCAAGAGGCGCTTTCAGGTCTGGTTCGCCTGCTGGCTCCGTTCGCGCCGCATCTGGCGGAGGACTTCTGGAGCCGTCTGGGGGGAAGCGGCAGCGTGCACCGTGAAAGCTGGCCGCTTCTGGATCCGACGGCCCTGGTGCAGGACAGCGTTGAAGTGGTGATCCAAGTGAAAGGAAAGGTGCGAGGCAAATTGCAAGTACCCGCCTCAGCCGACAAGCAGGAGCTGGAACGGTTGGCCCTGGCCAGTGATGTGGCGCAGAAATGGATGGAAGGAGCCGCCCCTCGGCGGGTGATTGTTGTTCCCGGGAAACTGGTCAACCTGGTGCCCTGA
- a CDS encoding tyrosine-type recombinase/integrase yields MWRRKAGTTLAEAKRNAAVFLQETEQLIQQAQGQQQTDEQKLLSLIPKREEIPDDIDAHDLIQSVTREPTYLDSKGTVNPEYLKLYETAKNVLDGSARPMHTPEQLLTRAALLKDPSQSTAFEWRRYLLKLMEHSGKEYIQEITRDDALAWRAEELGRCQASTVKTRLRFLNGLFGVAEEEGWVQSNPFKDLTKRVKAKPKKKEVVVLDQADQSWQKLPQHHQLLWHILRWSGAHASEVGGLRWEDIDLQEEVIHFKSHETRPLKNSYRVRTVPIHSRLLPILKQEQLDERCEGLIFPWAYSAKRDRWCEAMHWHKIIGVSPKATHDWAATCLRSKDINESVIGRLFGHTPKTQTSVYGAVDLPTMRKALEQLT; encoded by the coding sequence ATGTGGCGTAGGAAAGCCGGAACAACCCTTGCTGAAGCGAAGAGGAATGCTGCTGTGTTCCTCCAAGAGACAGAACAACTGATCCAGCAGGCACAAGGTCAGCAACAGACCGACGAGCAGAAGCTCTTATCACTCATCCCTAAGCGTGAAGAGATCCCTGACGACATCGATGCTCACGACCTGATCCAATCCGTCACCAGAGAGCCCACGTACCTGGACAGCAAGGGAACAGTTAATCCCGAGTACCTGAAGCTCTACGAGACGGCCAAGAACGTCCTGGATGGCTCTGCAAGGCCTATGCACACCCCTGAGCAGCTACTGACCCGTGCAGCCCTGCTGAAGGACCCCTCACAGTCCACAGCCTTCGAGTGGCGGCGCTACCTGCTCAAGCTGATGGAACACAGCGGCAAGGAATACATCCAAGAGATCACCAGGGATGACGCCTTGGCTTGGCGTGCAGAGGAGTTGGGCAGGTGTCAGGCATCAACAGTGAAGACACGCCTGAGATTCCTCAATGGACTGTTTGGTGTGGCAGAGGAAGAGGGCTGGGTTCAGTCGAACCCCTTCAAAGACCTCACCAAGCGTGTGAAGGCAAAGCCGAAGAAGAAAGAGGTGGTTGTACTGGACCAAGCCGATCAGAGCTGGCAGAAGCTGCCTCAACACCATCAACTGCTCTGGCACATTCTTAGGTGGTCTGGCGCTCACGCATCAGAGGTGGGTGGACTGCGGTGGGAGGACATCGACCTGCAGGAGGAAGTGATCCACTTCAAGAGCCACGAGACCAGGCCACTGAAGAACTCATACCGAGTGAGGACTGTTCCCATCCATTCACGGCTCCTGCCAATCCTCAAGCAAGAGCAACTAGACGAACGTTGCGAGGGGTTGATCTTCCCCTGGGCCTACAGCGCAAAGCGTGACCGGTGGTGTGAAGCAATGCACTGGCACAAGATCATCGGAGTCAGCCCCAAAGCAACCCATGACTGGGCCGCTACTTGTCTCCGATCCAAGGACATCAATGAGTCTGTGATCGGCAGATTGTTCGGCCACACTCCCAAGACTCAGACAAGTGTTTATGGCGCTGTTGATCTACCAACGATGAGGAAGGCATTGGAACAGTTGACCTAG